AAACAAAGGTAGTAAATGGCTATAAGGCTATACAAATTTGTGCAGAAAACAATATGTTCATCCAATTAGATACTCATAAGCACATAAATAACATAATGGGTACGGATGGAATGGCATTAGCTATGGTTCTTTTATCAGAAGGGTTAGCTGTTAAGGCTGGATTAGATAGAGCGTTGAGCGCTATACAAATGAACGTTGGTGGTATTAACATACTTGCTGACCTAGCTCTAGTAAAAGCTTTTAGAGAAACTATCTGGAGTGAATTTATCATAGCAGTTCCAGAAACTTTCCAAAACCCACCAGCAGACCTTATTGCAGAGCAAGCACACTTTGCTAGAATGGCAGTGAGTGCTAAGCTTGCAGGAGCAAACTTCTATAGACCAAAGGCTGCTGAAAATGTAGGTATACCTACTGGTGATTCTATGGCTAGAGCTATTTGGGCAACACAAAATGTATTTGAAGGAACCTATAAGGTAGACATAAATGATCCGTTTATCGAAGAAAGAAAAGAAGAAATAAAAGCTGAAGCAATGGCAGTTTTAACAGCTGCATTAAAGAGAGATGAAATGCTAAAGCCTGAAGAAATAAATGAAGAATTCTGGCAGCAATATGATGATGAAGAGTTAATTAGCTTAATTGTAGAAGCAGGTAAAAGTGGAATTTTAGATACTCCTAGAGCAGGGGGATGGGATTTAAAGAGATTTGTTAAAACAAACAGAGACAAAGACGGAATTAGAAGATATGTAAAAGGCTACACTCCTCTTGGAGTAGATGAAAAGTATATGCCAATTACTAAAGAAAATGTAGAAGTTCAAAAAGAAACACCAGTTACAAAAAAAGAAAAGGTAGTATTGGCAACAGTTGGAGCAGATGCACACGTAGTTGGAATAAACATGGTGAAAGAAGCTATTCAAAAAGCAGGCTACGAGGTAATATTCCTAAGAGGAATGAACCTTCCAGAAACAGTAGCTGAGGTTGCAGCAGAAACAAAAGCGAGTGTAGTTGGTGTAAGCAACCTATTAGGCTTAGGTATGACTTTATTCCCTAGGGTATCTAAGAGACTAGAGGAGCTTGGACTGAGAGATGATGTAGTATTACTTGCAGGTGGTAGAATAGCAGAAAAAGAAGAAGAGCATGCAATGTATGAAAAGAAAATACATGATGAGGGCACAGGCTTCTTAGGTGTTGATAACTTCTTTGGACCTGGAACAGACCTTGATGAATGTGTTAAATGGATAGAAGAAGAATTAGAGAAAAAGAAAAACAAGTAAGCATTATAAATAAGTTTTACATTCTTGTTGCATAGACTAGACAGTGTGAGGAGGAATAAAAATGGAACAATTAAAAACACCTGTTGTCATTATGAGAGCAGGGACAAGTAAGGGTATCTTTATAAAAGAAGAAAATCTACCTAAAGCTCAAGAAGAAAGAGATGAATTAATCTTAAAAATATTTGGTAGCCCTGACATTAGACAAATAGATGGCTTAGGTGGCGCAGATCCATTGACTAGTAAATTAGCCATAATAGGACCAGCTACAAGAGAAGATGCTGATGTAGACTATACCTTTGGTCAAGTATCATATGTAGCAGCAAAAATTGACTACTCAGGAAACTGTGGTAACATCTCTGCAGGTGTCGGACCATTTGCAGTAGACGAGGGTCTTGTAAAGGTTGAAGAGCCATATACTACAGTTAGGGTACACAACACTAACACAGGTAAATTAATAATCGAAAGAGTTGAGGTTGTAAATGGCAAAGCTAAAGTTACTGGAGATTATAGTATAGCAGGAGTTCCTGGAACAGGCTCAGAGATAGTGATTGATTTCTCAGATACAGCAGGAGCTGCAACTGGCAAGCTTCTTCCAACAGGAAATGTTATAGATAAGATTGATGTAACTGGCTTTGGCCAAATTGAAGCTTCCTTAGTAGATGCAGCAAACCCTGTTGTATTTGTAAGAGCAAAGGACTTAGGACTAACTGGTATCGAAACACCTGCACAAATAGATGAAAACAAAGCTATGTTAAAAACCTTAGAAGAAATAAGAGGAAAAGCAGCAGTGATGATGGGATTAGTTAGTAACTGGGAAGAGGCAGTAAAAGAAGCACCAGCATTCCCAATGATAGCATTTGTATCTCCTGCACAGAACTATGTTGACTTTACAAAAGGAAAAGAAATAAGTGAAAATGATGTAGATTTTGTTTCAAGACTTATGTTTATGCAGGTTGTTCATAAAACCTATGCTGGCACAGCAACAATTTGTACTGGAGCAGCTGCAAGAATAGAAGGCACAATAGTAAACGAAGCAATGAATGCTAAAGGAAAAGGTAAGGATGAAATTCTTAGAATAGGACATCCTGCTGGAGTAATAACTATAGAGGTTGCTGCAAGCAAAGAAGATAATTGCTGGAAGCTTGAAAAAGCTGCTATAAATAGAACAGCTAGAAGAATCATGGACGGGAACTGTTATACAGTAAAATAAAGGATGATGGCAATGTATAAATATGATTACTTGATTATAGACATAGGAAGCACATATACAAAGCAAAGGCTATTTAAAGACTGTGAATTGGTGGCGACTGTACAGTCGCCAACCACAATAGATAATATATATAAAGGGATAAAGGCTGGCAGAGATATTATGAGAGAAGCATTAAAGGAAGATAATATCCAGGCTAAGCATGTGCTTGCTTCAAGTAGTGCAGCAGGAGGCTTGAGAATGGTAGCCATGGGCTATATGACTAGAGTAACTGCAAAGGCTGCAAAGGAAGTAGCAATGAATTCAGGCTCTAAAATACTTGAAATAGTTTCAAATGAAAACCCTCCTGAATATAGAATACAGATCTTGAAGGAAATAAACCCAGATATTATTTTACTTGCAGGTGGAACTGATTTTGGAGATGAGTCATCTCTTATTGAAAATGCTTCTTTAATAGTCGAAAGTCAAGTCAAGGGTGTAGTTGTCATTGCAGGGAATATAAAGGCTCAAGCTGAAGTAGCAAGAATATTAAAGGAAGGAAGAATTCCACATATTAGAGTTCCTAATATTATGCCTACTATTCATCAGCTTAGAGTAAAAGAGGCTAGAGAAGCTATTCATAGAGAGTTTATTAAACAGATTACTAAAGCGCAAGGCTTGAGCATATTACAAGAGGAAATTACTAATGATAAAGTCATACCCACCCCTGGTGCAGTTCTTATGGCATCTGAGCTTCTTGCAAAGGGAACATATTCAGAAAAGGGATTAGGAGAGCTTATAGTAGTGGATTTAGGTGGAGCAACTACAGATATTCATTCTGTAATACCTAGATATGAAAACCTAGAAGATGAAGAAATAGGCTTAATAGTAAGCAATGAAAAGCAGGTATCCTACAGAACTGTGGAAGGTAACTTAGGTATGCGTATTAGTGCCATGGGTGTATTGGATACCATAAGCCCCAAGGCAATTTTTCACAAAAGAGGAATTAAAGATGAAGAACTACTAGAGGAGTTTGTGCAATATTGTACAGAAATAGAGAGAATCCCCGGACATATAGCTCAAAACGAGAAGGAACATATGTTTGACACTTTTATAGCAGAAACAGCTATTGAAGTTGCTCTAAAAAGACATGCAGGATACATCTCTACAGCTGCAGACCCAATAACAGGTATTATGCCTGGGATGCCTGTAGGCAGAGACCTACGAAATGTGAATACAATAATCGGTGTAGGGGGAATCTTTTCACATAGAGAACCCTCCGAGGGAAAAAAAATAATATTAAATGCACTAAAGGACAAAGGTATTTCACTATTGCCAAATGAACCTAAGGTTTTAATAGATGAAAACTATTTATTATATACTGGAGGCATTATCTCACAAATCGATGAAGACTATGCATTTCAGGTACTAAAAAAACAATTCTAATTACAAATAGCGGAGGTAATGAAATGAAAAAAACTACTGTATTAAGACAACTATTAAATGATAAAGAAATACTTGTGGCACCAGGAGCACATGATGCTCTAACAGCAAGGGTTATAGAAAAATCAGGATTTAAAGCAGTATACATGACAGGCTACGGACAGGCTGCAAGTGTATTAGGTAAGCCAGATATTGGGCTATTAAGTATGACTGAAATGCTAGATAGAGCTAGAAAATTTGCAAGTGCTGTAGATGTACCAGTTATTGCAGATGGAGACACTGGTTTTGGTAATGCAATAACAGTAATGAGAACAGTTGAAGAATATGAAGCTGCAGGAGTAGCGGCTATCCAGCTAGAAGACCAGGTAGCACCTAAAAGATGTGGACATATGCTTGGTAGAAAGGTTGTAAGCCTAGAAGAAATGGTTGGAAAAATTGAAGCAGCAAAGGCAGCAAGAAAAGATCCAGATTTTGTAATCATAGCTCGTACTGATGCTCGTACAGTATTTGGAATAGACGAAGCTATTAGAAGAGCTAAGGCATATGAAGCAGCTGGAGCAGATGTAATATTTGTAGAATCAGTTGAAAACGAAGAAGAAATGAAAAGAGTAAATGAAGAATTAAAGGTACCAACACTTGCTAACATGGTTGAAGGTGGAAGAACACCTCTTTTAACAAATAAAGAATTAGAAGATCTAGGATATAACTTAGTTATATATCCAACAGCATCAACATATGTAGTTGCTAAAGCTATGTTTGAACTTATGGATGCACTAAAAGCAGATGGAACTACTGCGAAGAGCATTGACAAAATGATAACATTCCCAGAGTTTAACGACTTAGTTGGATTAGGGGAATATGCAAAGCTTGAAGAAAAATTTGTTAGAGAGTAAAATATATCTTTTAACACAAACTAGAACTTAGTTCAGTAGAGCGTTATACAGTTTGCCCTTACTGGATTTTAGAGTTAAATAAGCTAAAATAAAGGGAGGTAGTTATAATGTCAAGATTAGGTATCAAAAATATAGGCATTTTAGTTACAGGAGATGTAAAAAATCCTATCTCAAAAGGGAACACTATCATAGTAGAAGATGGCAAGATATTAAAAATAGGTAATGAGAGCTTGCTAGAGGAGTTTAAATGTGACAAGGTAATAGATGCAAAAGGAACAACAGTAGCACCTGGGCTTATTGACTCTCATGTGCATCCAGTACTAGGAGATTTTACTCCGAGACAAAACACAATAGGCTTTATAAACAGCTCCTTACATGGTGGAGTAACTACAATGATTTCAGCAGGAGAGGCTCATACACCAGGTAGACCAAAAGATCCAGCTGGAACTAAGGCTTTAGCAATACTAGGACACAAAAGCTCTAAAAATGCTAGACCAGGTGGAGTAAAGCTTCATGGCGGGGCCTTAATTCTTGAAAAAGGATTAGTGGAAAGTGATTTTGAAGAGCTTGCAAAAGAAGGAGTATGGCTAGTAGGAGAAGTTGGACTTGGAGCAGTAAATAGCCCTGAATTAGCAGCACCAATGGTAAAATGGGCTAAGAAGCATGGCTTTAAGGTAATGATGCATACAGGTGGTACTTCAATTCCAGGAAGCAGTACTATAACAGCTGATGATGTTATAAATACAGACCCAGATGTGGTGTCACATATTAATGGTGGACCTACTGCAGTAGCTCCTGAAGAAGTTGACAAAATAATAAACAATACAAATATGGCATTAGAGCTTGTACAGTGTGGTAACTATAAAGTAATGAAACATACTGTTAATATGGTGAAAGAAAAAGACCAGCTAGAAAGAATTATTATAGGCAATGATTCGCCATCAGGCTCAGGAATAATTCCACTAGGAATTTTAAGAACTATATCATATATAGCATCAGAAACAGATGCAACAGCAGAAGAAGCAATTTGCTTTGCAACAGGTAACACAGCTAAAACATATGGATTAAATGTTGGACTTATTGAAGAAGGAAGAGAAGCAGATTTTGTAATAATGGACGCTCCTCTAGGCTCTATAGGAGAAAACTCATTAAAGGCATTAGAAGCAGGAGATATTCCAGGAGTGTCAATGGTAATAATAGATGGAGAAGTAATGGTTACAAAGAGCAAAAACACACCACCTGCAACACATGGAGCTGTTATTTGCTAAATAGAAAGGGGACAATTTATGATTAATGTTATTCTTGATAAATGCAAAGGCTGCAGCATATGCGTTAAAAACTGTCCACTAGATGCTATTGAGGTAAAGGATAGAAAAGCATATACAAATGAAAAATGCGTATCCTGTGGTATATGTGTCAGAGTATGTCCTTTCAAGGCTATTGAAAGAACTGAAGAACAAAAAGAGAACACTACAAAGTGTACTCACTGCCCTGTTAACTGTACAATACCTGTTGGAAGAACAGGAGCATGTAAAAGATATACAAATGTTGATGGTGAAATAGTTAGAAATAGAAAGCTTGTTGTCCATGCAATAACAAAAGTACCAGAGACAGAAAAATTACCATATAAACCAAATGTAACAGCAGTAGGAAGTGGAACAAGCTATCCATGCTGTCGTCCTGCACCATTTATTGTTCAAGACAGCATAAAGGGAGTAGATGTTGTAACGGTGGTTACAGAGGCTCCTCTAAGCTATAGTGGTGTAAAGGTTAAAATAGATACAAACCTACACATAGGAGAAGAAGGCGCAAAGGTAAAAAGAGATGGTAAGGTTGTAGGTATGATTACAACTGAAGAATATGGTTCAAAAATGCTTACTATAGGTGGAGCAAATCTTCTAAGCAATGGTAATGACGGATTCATCGTTGCAAGAACCATAGTAGATTTAGCTAATGGTAGAAGAATAACACTAAAAGTAGATAATGGAAGCACTCTTGAGCTACAGCAAGGAGAAGCTCCTGTAATAGATGGTGTAAAAGAAAAGCTTATGAGAGTAGGCTGTGGTAGTGCTACTGTTGGAATGTTTGCAAGACATTTATGCAAAGTTGTAGATGAAGCTATTATATTAGACTACCATGTTATAGGTTTGCTTTCAGAGCACTTTGCTGGTGAAGAAGTAGGAATGAAATACAGCGGAGTAGTACCTTATGGAGTAAGAAGCACAAGAGGAAGATATTTTGGAAAGCATGGTCATGGTTGGGGTGGAACAGAAATTGTAAACCCAACAGATGCAGTAGTATCAGTAGATATGAATATTGCAAAACCAGGCTATAAGATTTTAGTAACAGAAACAACTGGACAAAAAGCTGCTTTATTAGAAGTTCAAGAAGATGGTACAGTTAAAGAAATATCAATAACCGATGAAGTATTAGATGCAGTAAAAATAATTTCAGATACCTGTGAAGAATCAAGAGTTTCAGTTATTTACACAGGAGGAACAGGCGGAAGTGCAAGAGCCGGAGTTACTAATTTCCCTAGAAAGCTAACTGATGCTATTCACAATGAAGAGATAAGAATGACTGTAGCTGGAGCACCAGTATTCATTCTTCCAGGAGGAGGAATAAACTTTATGGTAGATGTGGCTAAGATGATACCAGAAGCTACTACTTGGGTTCCAACTCCTGCAACTGTAGCACCTGTAGAATATACTATGACAAGAGAAAAATATGAACAGCTAGGAGGACACACAGAGCATATAATATCAAAAGATCAGCTTTTAAAAATGCTTGAGAAAGAGGAATAATTATGATTGAAAAGCTTCAAGATGAAAGAATATTTATTAACCACGGTCCTATTCAAATGGTAATAGATGCATATGTAAAAGGAGAAAGGAAAGCCGAAATAGGCTTGGAGGCAGGAAGGCATGTTTTAGATCAGTTTAATAAGCTGATACAATATATCCCCCCTTTAAAAAGCATGCGAGCCTATACAAGCACAAGTAGTAGGTTTCCAGAGGTCCTTAACAAAATGATTATTGCTGTTGAAAAAAGTGGATATAATGAACTTAATACTCTTGGAGCTGTAGCAGGATCCTTTTCCGATATAGCACTAGAAAAAGCAGTAGA
Above is a window of Proteiniborus ethanoligenes DNA encoding:
- a CDS encoding 2-methylaconitate cis-trans isomerase PrpF family protein — translated: MEQLKTPVVIMRAGTSKGIFIKEENLPKAQEERDELILKIFGSPDIRQIDGLGGADPLTSKLAIIGPATREDADVDYTFGQVSYVAAKIDYSGNCGNISAGVGPFAVDEGLVKVEEPYTTVRVHNTNTGKLIIERVEVVNGKAKVTGDYSIAGVPGTGSEIVIDFSDTAGAATGKLLPTGNVIDKIDVTGFGQIEASLVDAANPVVFVRAKDLGLTGIETPAQIDENKAMLKTLEEIRGKAAVMMGLVSNWEEAVKEAPAFPMIAFVSPAQNYVDFTKGKEISENDVDFVSRLMFMQVVHKTYAGTATICTGAAARIEGTIVNEAMNAKGKGKDEILRIGHPAGVITIEVAASKEDNCWKLEKAAINRTARRIMDGNCYTVK
- a CDS encoding cobalamin-dependent protein (Presence of a B(12) (cobalamin)-binding domain implies dependence on cobalamin itself, in one of its several forms, or in some unusual lineages, dependence on a cobalamin-like analog.), giving the protein TKVVNGYKAIQICAENNMFIQLDTHKHINNIMGTDGMALAMVLLSEGLAVKAGLDRALSAIQMNVGGINILADLALVKAFRETIWSEFIIAVPETFQNPPADLIAEQAHFARMAVSAKLAGANFYRPKAAENVGIPTGDSMARAIWATQNVFEGTYKVDINDPFIEERKEEIKAEAMAVLTAALKRDEMLKPEEINEEFWQQYDDEELISLIVEAGKSGILDTPRAGGWDLKRFVKTNRDKDGIRRYVKGYTPLGVDEKYMPITKENVEVQKETPVTKKEKVVLATVGADAHVVGINMVKEAIQKAGYEVIFLRGMNLPETVAEVAAETKASVVGVSNLLGLGMTLFPRVSKRLEELGLRDDVVLLAGGRIAEKEEEHAMYEKKIHDEGTGFLGVDNFFGPGTDLDECVKWIEEELEKKKNK
- a CDS encoding 4Fe-4S binding protein; this encodes MINVILDKCKGCSICVKNCPLDAIEVKDRKAYTNEKCVSCGICVRVCPFKAIERTEEQKENTTKCTHCPVNCTIPVGRTGACKRYTNVDGEIVRNRKLVVHAITKVPETEKLPYKPNVTAVGSGTSYPCCRPAPFIVQDSIKGVDVVTVVTEAPLSYSGVKVKIDTNLHIGEEGAKVKRDGKVVGMITTEEYGSKMLTIGGANLLSNGNDGFIVARTIVDLANGRRITLKVDNGSTLELQQGEAPVIDGVKEKLMRVGCGSATVGMFARHLCKVVDEAIILDYHVIGLLSEHFAGEEVGMKYSGVVPYGVRSTRGRYFGKHGHGWGGTEIVNPTDAVVSVDMNIAKPGYKILVTETTGQKAALLEVQEDGTVKEISITDEVLDAVKIISDTCEESRVSVIYTGGTGGSARAGVTNFPRKLTDAIHNEEIRMTVAGAPVFILPGGGINFMVDVAKMIPEATTWVPTPATVAPVEYTMTREKYEQLGGHTEHIISKDQLLKMLEKEE
- a CDS encoding amidohydrolase family protein is translated as MSRLGIKNIGILVTGDVKNPISKGNTIIVEDGKILKIGNESLLEEFKCDKVIDAKGTTVAPGLIDSHVHPVLGDFTPRQNTIGFINSSLHGGVTTMISAGEAHTPGRPKDPAGTKALAILGHKSSKNARPGGVKLHGGALILEKGLVESDFEELAKEGVWLVGEVGLGAVNSPELAAPMVKWAKKHGFKVMMHTGGTSIPGSSTITADDVINTDPDVVSHINGGPTAVAPEEVDKIINNTNMALELVQCGNYKVMKHTVNMVKEKDQLERIIIGNDSPSGSGIIPLGILRTISYIASETDATAEEAICFATGNTAKTYGLNVGLIEEGREADFVIMDAPLGSIGENSLKALEAGDIPGVSMVIIDGEVMVTKSKNTPPATHGAVIC
- a CDS encoding glutamate mutase L; translation: MAMYKYDYLIIDIGSTYTKQRLFKDCELVATVQSPTTIDNIYKGIKAGRDIMREALKEDNIQAKHVLASSSAAGGLRMVAMGYMTRVTAKAAKEVAMNSGSKILEIVSNENPPEYRIQILKEINPDIILLAGGTDFGDESSLIENASLIVESQVKGVVVIAGNIKAQAEVARILKEGRIPHIRVPNIMPTIHQLRVKEAREAIHREFIKQITKAQGLSILQEEITNDKVIPTPGAVLMASELLAKGTYSEKGLGELIVVDLGGATTDIHSVIPRYENLEDEEIGLIVSNEKQVSYRTVEGNLGMRISAMGVLDTISPKAIFHKRGIKDEELLEEFVQYCTEIERIPGHIAQNEKEHMFDTFIAETAIEVALKRHAGYISTAADPITGIMPGMPVGRDLRNVNTIIGVGGIFSHREPSEGKKIILNALKDKGISLLPNEPKVLIDENYLLYTGGIISQIDEDYAFQVLKKQF
- a CDS encoding isocitrate lyase/PEP mutase family protein; this translates as MKKTTVLRQLLNDKEILVAPGAHDALTARVIEKSGFKAVYMTGYGQAASVLGKPDIGLLSMTEMLDRARKFASAVDVPVIADGDTGFGNAITVMRTVEEYEAAGVAAIQLEDQVAPKRCGHMLGRKVVSLEEMVGKIEAAKAARKDPDFVIIARTDARTVFGIDEAIRRAKAYEAAGADVIFVESVENEEEMKRVNEELKVPTLANMVEGGRTPLLTNKELEDLGYNLVIYPTASTYVVAKAMFELMDALKADGTTAKSIDKMITFPEFNDLVGLGEYAKLEEKFVRE